In one Magallana gigas chromosome 7, xbMagGiga1.1, whole genome shotgun sequence genomic region, the following are encoded:
- the LOC105342776 gene encoding brefeldin A-inhibited guanine nucleotide-exchange protein 1 isoform X4: MATGTRPHDMFLTRALEKILSDKEIKKSYHSQLKKACEVALEELKDDNSSNGNQPSSALPQPQRAGFVQADKYFLPFELACQSKCARIVNIALDCLQKLIAYGHLTGNTEDSTTPGKLLIDRIVETICGCFHGPQTDDGVQLQIIKALLTVVTSNTCEIHEGTVLQTVRTCYNIYLASRNLVNQTTAKATLTQMLNVIFSRMEVQAAQETKERERSDSKSSRKEDAGIDVEEETQEGSGQGATQENDKTNQEEAEEVEKEVTTLEVVQEVLEDMISQVTGEAMPTKDQNAVAETGSPAETSSPTETSSPAETSAQADSPQQPPPSNVSDNHDNLSVSGGGEDGEMTQGVFSHILQKDAFLVFRSLCKLSMKPLADGPPDPKSHELRSKVLSLQLLLSILQNAGPVFKTNDMFINAIKQYLCVALSKNGVSSVPEVFELSLAIFLTLLSNFKQHLKMQIEVFFKEIFLYILETPSSSFEHKWMVIQALTRICADAQCVVDIYLNYDCDLALANIFERLVNDLSKIAQGRQALALGATPIQEKSIRIKGLECLVSVLKCMVEWSKDLYINPHSQSNLGQEKMPTRETDSDSGKGTMTSYGSVNSLNTNDGSQTASTPMDNPEQFETQKQQKEIMETGIEMFNKKPKRGLQYLQEQGMLGTSPDDLAEFFHSEDRLDKTAIGDFLGENEKFNKEVMYAYVDQLDFTEMDFVSALRRFLEGFRLPGEAQKIDRLMEKFASRYCVCNSNTNLFASADTAYVLAYSIIMLTTDLHSPQVVNKMTKEQYIKMNRGINDSKDLPGEYLSAIYDEIAGNEIKMKVVGGVKPNKSSRDITSDKQRRLLYNVEMEHMATTAKALMESVSHVQSNFTSATHFEHVRPMFKTAWTPFLAAFSVGLQDCDDSNIATLCLDGIRCAIRIACIFHMELERDAYVQALARFTLLTASSSLTDMKTKNIDTIKTLISVAHTDGNYLGKSWLEIARCISQLELAQLIGTGVKPRSNKGHHRERDMQNAGHPLEAFDPEVIARGGLDSKRLANLQEQMGETSSQSVVVAVDRIFTGSLKLDGDAIVEFVKALCQVSMDELSNINHPRMFSLTKIVEISYYNMGRIRLQWSRIWQVIGDHFNKVGCNPNEDIAFFAVDSLRQLSMKFIEKGEFANFRFQKDFLRPFEHIMKRNRSPTIRDMVVRCVAQMVNSQHANIRSGWKNIFGVFHLAASDHEESIVELAFQTTGRIISSICEKHFASIIDSFQDAVKCLSEFACNAAFPDTSMEAIRLIRNCAKYVAEKPHMFKDHGGEDLNVPEEDRVWVRGWFPVLFELSCVINRCKLDVRTRGLTVMFEIMKTYGETFASHWWKDLFQIVFRIFDNMKLPEQQNEKAEWMTTTCNHALYAIVDVFTQYYEILSPVLLTELYNQLHWCVKQDNEQLARSGTNCLENLVISNGAKFSSSVWHQTCSCMLDIFRSTIPTNLLTWRPDTAESASMVSSRDSEPDADESQDAVSMDSNQDNRALTRADSNHSVNSTVSQDSRDHKIPRSKVSTDQKLFQGLLIKCVVQLELIQTIDDIVFFPATSKKEDAENLAAAQGGSPDDGQDGSQQREDQGMYQFLASDQLFLLADCLLESHKFAKAFNSNHEQRNILWKAGFRGKAKPNLLKQETQSLACLLRILFRMYNDESRMDAWKDVENMLITVCRDSLEYFLSLQSDSHREAWGSLMILLITRLLKLPDDRFKVHAAAYYQLMCEVIMFDLKLEMRSTLRKFFSRTGLVCHISNS; encoded by the exons atgGCGACAGGCACTAGGCCACACGATATGTTCCTTACGCGTGCATTAGAGAAGATACTTAGCGACAAGGAGATTAAGAAGTCGTATCATTCACAGTTGAAGAAAGCTTGTGAGGTTGCCCTAG AGGAATTAAAAGATGATAACAGTTCTAATGG AAACCAGCCATCTTCTGCATTGCCGCAGCCCCAGAGGGCTGGATTTGTTCAAGCGGACAAGTATTTTCTGCCTTTTGAACTAGCTTGCCAGTCAAAATGTGCCAGGATAGTCAACATAGCACTAGATTGTTTACAG AAACTGATTGCTTATGGACACCTGACCGGGAACACTGAGGATAGCACCACCCCCGGGAAGTTACTGATAGACAGGATCGTGGAGACcatttgtggatgtttccatgGACCACAAACAGATGATGGGGTTCAGCTACAAATTATAAAG GCGCTGTTGACAGTGGTGACCTCCAACACCTGTGAGATACATGAGGGCACGGTGCTGCAGACCGTCAGGACATGCTACAACATCTACCTGGCCAGCAGGAACCTGGTCAACCAGACCACGGCCAAGGCCACCCTCACCCAGATGCTCAACGTCATCTTCTCAAGGATGGAGGTCCAAGCT GCCCAGGAGACAAAAGAAAGAGAACGAAGTGATAGCAAGAGCTCTAGAAAAGAG GATGCAGGAATTGATGTTGAAGAAGAAACACAAGAGGGGTCGGGTCAGGGGGCAACTCAAG aaaatgataaaacaaaccaAGAGGAGGCAGAGGAAGTTGAGAAGGAAGTAACAACATTAGAGGTTGTACAAGAAGTTTTGGAGGACATGATAAGTCAGGTGACTGGAGAGGCCATGCCCACCAAAG ACCAAAATGCAGTCGCGGAAACTGGTTCTCCAGCAGAAACTAGTTCTCCAACGGAAACTAGTTCTCCAGCAGAAACTAGTGCCCAGGCAGATAGTCCTCAGCAACCCCCACCTTCAAATGTATCCGATAACCATGACAATCTTAGTG TATCTGGAGGTGGAGAGGATGGGGAAATGACACAAGGCGTGTTCAGCCACATACTGCAAAAAGATGCTTTTCTGGTGTTCAGAAGCCTGTGTAAACTCTCCATGAAACCTTTGGCTGATGGACCACCAGATCCAAA GTCACACGAACTTAGATCCAAAGTTCTGTCCCTGCAGCTCCTGTTATCCATTCTACAAAATGCTGGCCCAGTTTTCAAAACCAATGATATGTTTATAAATGCCATCAAACAATATTTGTGTGTAGCTCTATCTAAAAATGGAGTCAGTTCTGTTCCTGAGGTGTTTGAACTTTCGCTTGCCATCTTTCTCACTCTTTTATCCAACTTCAAACAGCATTTGAAGATGCAAATTGAG GTGTTcttcaaagaaatatttttgtacatcTTGGAAACACCAAGCAGTTCATTTGAACACAAGTGGATGGTCATTCAGGCACTGACAAGGATTTGTGCAG ATGCACAGTGTGTAGTGGACATCTACCTGAATTATGACTGCGATTTGGCCCTGGCCAATATCTTTGAGAGATTAGTTAATGACTTGTCCAAAATTGCCCAAGGAAGGCAGGCTTTAGCTCTTG GTGCTACTCCAATCCAAGAAAAGAGCATAAGAATCAAAGGCCTGGAATGCCTGGTGTCTGTGTTGAAGTGTATGGTGGAGTGGAGCAAGGATCTGTATATCAATCCCCACTCCCAGTCAAACCTGG GCCAGGAAAAAATGCCCACAAGGGAGACGGATAGTGATTCAGGGAAAGGAACAATGACCAGCTATGGCAGTGTAAACTCCCTGAACACCAACGATGGCTCCCAGACAGCCAGCACACCCATGGATAATCCGGAACAGTTCGAGACCCAGAAACAGCAGAAAGAGATCATGGAGACCGGCATTGAAAT gttcaacaaaaaaccaaaaagagGCCTGCAATATTTACAGGAGCAAGGCATGCTGGGAACTTCTCCCGATGATTTAGCAGAGTTCTTCCATTCAGAGGATCGCCTAGATAAG ACTGCCATTGGAGATTTTCTGGGAGAAAATGAAAA GTTTAACAAAGAAGTTATGTATGCCTATGTGGACCAGCTGGACTTTACAGAAATGGACTTTGTGTCTGCCCTTCGGAGATTTCTGGAAGGATTTAGGCTGCCAGGAGAAGCCCAGAAAATTGATAGATTGATGGAAAAGTTTGCTTCTCGCTACTGTGTGTGCAACTCAAA CACTAACCTGTTTGCGAGTGCAGACACAGCCTATGTGTTGGCTTACTCCATCATCATGTTGACCACAGACCTCCACAGTCCTCAG GTGGTGAACAAGATGACAAAGGAGCAATATATTAAGATGAATAGGGGCATTAATGATAGCAAGGACCTGCCAGGGGAATACTTGTCTGCTATCTATGATGAGATTGCAGGGAACGAAATCAAGATGAAGGTTGTAGGCGGAGTAAAGCCAAATAAATCATCTC GTGATATCACAAGTGACAAGCAGCGTCGATTGCTATACAACGTTGAAATGGAGCACATGGCAACCACCGCCAAAGCTTTAATGGAGAGTGTCAGTCACGTCCAATCAAACTTCACCAGTGCCACCCACTTTGAGCATGTCCGACCAATGTTTAAG ACGGCTTGGACTCCATTCCTGGCAGCTTTCAGCGTGGGGTTACAGGACTGTGATGATTCTAACATAGCCACACTGTGTCTGGATGGAATACGCTGTGCCATACGAATAGCTTGTATATTTCATATGGAG CTGGAGAGAGATGCCTATGTCCAGGCATTAGCTAGATTCACCCTCCTCACAGCTTCCTCTTCATTGACGGACATGAAAACCAAGAACATAGATACAATCAAAACCCTCATCTCTGTGGCCCACACAGACGGCAACTATCTCGGCAAATCCTGGCTAGAG ATTGCAAGATGCATTTCACAGCTGGAACTGGCTCAATTAATTGGGACAGGGGTCAAACCTAGGTCAAACAAAGGTCACCATAGGGAAAGAGATATGCAGAATGCAGGGCATCCTCTGGAGGCTTTTGATCCTGAAG TGATAGCAAGAGGTGGTCTGGACTCTAAGAGACTAGCCAACCTACAGGAACAGATGGGAGAGACCAGCTCCCAGAGTGTGGTGGTGGCAGTGGACCGCATCTTCACCGGCTCCCTCAAACTGGATGGGGACGCCATAG TTGAGTTTGTAAAGGCCCTGTGTCAGGTTTCAATGGACGAGCTCTCCAATATAAATCACCCCCGCATGTTCAGCCTGACCAAGATTGTGGAGATCTCCTACTACAACATGGGTCGTATCAGGCTCCAGTGGTCCAGAATCTGGCAGGTCATTGGAGACCACTTTAACAAG gTTGGGTGTAATCCTAATGAGGATATAGCTTTCTTTGCGGTGGATTCCCTACGGCAGCTCTCCATGAAATTCATAGAAAAAGGAGAGTTCGCCAACTTCCGTTTCCAGAAAGATTTCCTCAGGCCTTTTGAACATATCATGAAAAGAAACAG ATCTCCAACCATCAGAGACATGGTTGTCCGATGTGTAGCTCAGATGGTGAATTCCCAACACGCCAACATTCGGTCTGGGTGGAAAAATATCTTTGGTGTTTTCCACTTAGCAGCTTCTGATCACGAAGAAAGCATTGTAGAACTGGCATTCCAGACCACCGGCAGAATTATAT CCAGCATATGTGAAAAACATTTTGCGTCCATCATTGATTCATTCCAAGATGCGGTGAAGTGTCTGTCTGAATTTGCTTGCAATGCAGCTTTTCCCGATACTAGTATGGAGGCAATTCGGCTGATCAGAAACTGTGCTAAATATGTCGCTGAAAAGCCCCAT ATGTTCAAAGATCACGGAGGAGAGGATCTAAATGTTCCAGAGGAGGACAGAGTGTGGGTGAGGGGGTGGTTCCCCGTGCTGTTTGAACTGTCCTGTGTCATCAACAGGTGTAAGCTGGACGTCAGAACCAG GGGTCTTACTGTCATGTTTGAAATCATGAAGACATATGGTGAGACCTTTGCCAGTCACTGGTGGAAGGATTTGTTCCAGATTGTATTCCGTATCTTTGACAACATGAAGTTACCAGAGCAACAGAATGAG AAGGCCGAGTGGATGACGACCACGTGTAACCACGCGCTGTACGCCATCGTGGACGTCTTCACCCAGTACTACGAGATCCTGAGCCCCGTGCTACTAACTGAACTGTACAATCAGCTCCACTGGTGCGTGAAGCAGGACAACGAGCAGCTGGCCCGCTCCGGGACCAACTGTCTGGAGAACCTGGTCATCTCCAACGGAGCAAAGTTCTCATCTTCTGTCTGGCATCAGACTTGCTCCTGCATGCTTGATATATTTAGGTCTACAATCCCAACTAA TTTGTTGACATGGCGACCAGATACAGCTGAATCTGCCTCAATGGTCTCTAGTCGAGACTCAGAACCAGATGCTGATGAAAGTCAG GACGCTGTCTCTATGGACAGCAATCAGGACAATCGTGCTTTAACAAGGGCGGACAGTAACCATAGCGTCAACAGCACAGTATCCCAGGATTCCAGAGATCACAAAATTCCACGCTCTA AGGTGTCGACGGATCAGAAGCTTTTCCAGGGCCTGCTGATCAAGTGTGTGGTACAGCTAGAGCTGATACAGACCATTGATGACATCGTCTTCTTCCCGGCCACCAGCAAAAAAGAGGACGCTGAAAATCTGGCTGCAGCTCAG GGTGGCTCTCCAGACGACGGTCAGGATGGGAGCCAGCAGAGGGAGGACCAGGGCATGTACCAGTTTCTGGCCTCGGACCAGCTCTTCCTGCTGGCTGACTGCCTCCTTGAATCCCACAAGTTTGCCAAGGCTTTCAATTCCAACCATGAACAAAGAAACATTCTCTGGAAAGCAG GTTTTCGGGGAAAAGCCAAACCAAATCTTCTGAAGCAGGAGACCCAGAGCTTGGCTTGTTTGTTACGGATTCTGTTCAGGATGTACAATGACGAGTCACGGATGGATGCTTGGAAAGACGTGGAAAATATGCTAATCAC TGTTTGCCGGGATTCCCTGGAGTACTTCCTGTCCCTACAGTCAGACAGCCACCGTGAGGCATGGGGGAGTCTGATGATCCTCCTCATCACCCGCCTCCTCAAGCTCCCGGACGATAGG ttcaAAGTTCACGCAGCAGCTTATTACCAGCTAATGTGTGAGGTCATCATGTTTGATCTGAAGCTTGAAATGAGATCCACATTACGCAAGTTCTTCAGCCGGACCGGCCTTGTGTGTCACATATCCAACAGCTAG
- the LOC105342776 gene encoding brefeldin A-inhibited guanine nucleotide-exchange protein 1 isoform X2 has translation MATGTRPHDMFLTRALEKILSDKEIKKSYHSQLKKACEVALEELKDDNSSNGNQPSSALPQPQRAGFVQADKYFLPFELACQSKCARIVNIALDCLQKLIAYGHLTGNTEDSTTPGKLLIDRIVETICGCFHGPQTDDGVQLQIIKALLTVVTSNTCEIHEGTVLQTVRTCYNIYLASRNLVNQTTAKATLTQMLNVIFSRMEVQAAQETKERERSDSKSSRKEDAGIDVEEETQEGSGQGATQENDKTNQEEAEEVEKEVTTLEVVQEVLEDMISQVTGEAMPTKDQNAVAETGSPAETSSPTETSSPAETSAQADSPQQPPPSNVSDNHDNLSVSGGGEDGEMTQGVFSHILQKDAFLVFRSLCKLSMKPLADGPPDPKSHELRSKVLSLQLLLSILQNAGPVFKTNDMFINAIKQYLCVALSKNGVSSVPEVFELSLAIFLTLLSNFKQHLKMQIEVFFKEIFLYILETPSSSFEHKWMVIQALTRICADAQCVVDIYLNYDCDLALANIFERLVNDLSKIAQGRQALALGATPIQEKSIRIKGLECLVSVLKCMVEWSKDLYINPHSQSNLGQEKMPTRETDSDSGKGTMTSYGSVNSLNTNDGSQTASTPMDNPEQFETQKQQKEIMETGIEMFNKKPKRGLQYLQEQGMLGTSPDDLAEFFHSEDRLDKTAIGDFLGENEKFNKEVMYAYVDQLDFTEMDFVSALRRFLEGFRLPGEAQKIDRLMEKFASRYCVCNSNTNLFASADTAYVLAYSIIMLTTDLHSPQVVNKMTKEQYIKMNRGINDSKDLPGEYLSAIYDEIAGNEIKMKVVGGVKPNKSSRDITSDKQRRLLYNVEMEHMATTAKALMESVSHVQSNFTSATHFEHVRPMFKTAWTPFLAAFSVGLQDCDDSNIATLCLDGIRCAIRIACIFHMELERDAYVQALARFTLLTASSSLTDMKTKNIDTIKTLISVAHTDGNYLGKSWLEIARCISQLELAQLIGTGVKPRSNKGHHRERDMQNAGHPLEAFDPEVIARGGLDSKRLANLQEQMGETSSQSVVVAVDRIFTGSLKLDGDAIVEFVKALCQVSMDELSNINHPRMFSLTKIVEISYYNMGRIRLQWSRIWQVIGDHFNKVGCNPNEDIAFFAVDSLRQLSMKFIEKGEFANFRFQKDFLRPFEHIMKRNRSPTIRDMVVRCVAQMVNSQHANIRSGWKNIFGVFHLAASDHEESIVELAFQTTGRIIFASSAVVKGSDADAVCEASICEKHFASIIDSFQDAVKCLSEFACNAAFPDTSMEAIRLIRNCAKYVAEKPHMFKDHGGEDLNVPEEDRVWVRGWFPVLFELSCVINRCKLDVRTRGLTVMFEIMKTYGETFASHWWKDLFQIVFRIFDNMKLPEQQNEKAEWMTTTCNHALYAIVDVFTQYYEILSPVLLTELYNQLHWCVKQDNEQLARSGTNCLENLVISNGAKFSSSVWHQTCSCMLDIFRSTIPTNLLTWRPDTAESASMVSSRDSEPDADESQDAVSMDSNQDNRALTRADSNHSVNSTVSQDSRDHKIPRSKVSTDQKLFQGLLIKCVVQLELIQTIDDIVFFPATSKKEDAENLAAAQGGSPDDGQDGSQQREDQGMYQFLASDQLFLLADCLLESHKFAKAFNSNHEQRNILWKAGFRGKAKPNLLKQETQSLACLLRILFRMYNDESRMDAWKDVENMLITVCRDSLEYFLSLQSDSHREAWGSLMILLITRLLKLPDDRFKVHAAAYYQLMCEVIMFDLKLEMRSTLRKFFSRTGLVCHISNS, from the exons atgGCGACAGGCACTAGGCCACACGATATGTTCCTTACGCGTGCATTAGAGAAGATACTTAGCGACAAGGAGATTAAGAAGTCGTATCATTCACAGTTGAAGAAAGCTTGTGAGGTTGCCCTAG AGGAATTAAAAGATGATAACAGTTCTAATGG AAACCAGCCATCTTCTGCATTGCCGCAGCCCCAGAGGGCTGGATTTGTTCAAGCGGACAAGTATTTTCTGCCTTTTGAACTAGCTTGCCAGTCAAAATGTGCCAGGATAGTCAACATAGCACTAGATTGTTTACAG AAACTGATTGCTTATGGACACCTGACCGGGAACACTGAGGATAGCACCACCCCCGGGAAGTTACTGATAGACAGGATCGTGGAGACcatttgtggatgtttccatgGACCACAAACAGATGATGGGGTTCAGCTACAAATTATAAAG GCGCTGTTGACAGTGGTGACCTCCAACACCTGTGAGATACATGAGGGCACGGTGCTGCAGACCGTCAGGACATGCTACAACATCTACCTGGCCAGCAGGAACCTGGTCAACCAGACCACGGCCAAGGCCACCCTCACCCAGATGCTCAACGTCATCTTCTCAAGGATGGAGGTCCAAGCT GCCCAGGAGACAAAAGAAAGAGAACGAAGTGATAGCAAGAGCTCTAGAAAAGAG GATGCAGGAATTGATGTTGAAGAAGAAACACAAGAGGGGTCGGGTCAGGGGGCAACTCAAG aaaatgataaaacaaaccaAGAGGAGGCAGAGGAAGTTGAGAAGGAAGTAACAACATTAGAGGTTGTACAAGAAGTTTTGGAGGACATGATAAGTCAGGTGACTGGAGAGGCCATGCCCACCAAAG ACCAAAATGCAGTCGCGGAAACTGGTTCTCCAGCAGAAACTAGTTCTCCAACGGAAACTAGTTCTCCAGCAGAAACTAGTGCCCAGGCAGATAGTCCTCAGCAACCCCCACCTTCAAATGTATCCGATAACCATGACAATCTTAGTG TATCTGGAGGTGGAGAGGATGGGGAAATGACACAAGGCGTGTTCAGCCACATACTGCAAAAAGATGCTTTTCTGGTGTTCAGAAGCCTGTGTAAACTCTCCATGAAACCTTTGGCTGATGGACCACCAGATCCAAA GTCACACGAACTTAGATCCAAAGTTCTGTCCCTGCAGCTCCTGTTATCCATTCTACAAAATGCTGGCCCAGTTTTCAAAACCAATGATATGTTTATAAATGCCATCAAACAATATTTGTGTGTAGCTCTATCTAAAAATGGAGTCAGTTCTGTTCCTGAGGTGTTTGAACTTTCGCTTGCCATCTTTCTCACTCTTTTATCCAACTTCAAACAGCATTTGAAGATGCAAATTGAG GTGTTcttcaaagaaatatttttgtacatcTTGGAAACACCAAGCAGTTCATTTGAACACAAGTGGATGGTCATTCAGGCACTGACAAGGATTTGTGCAG ATGCACAGTGTGTAGTGGACATCTACCTGAATTATGACTGCGATTTGGCCCTGGCCAATATCTTTGAGAGATTAGTTAATGACTTGTCCAAAATTGCCCAAGGAAGGCAGGCTTTAGCTCTTG GTGCTACTCCAATCCAAGAAAAGAGCATAAGAATCAAAGGCCTGGAATGCCTGGTGTCTGTGTTGAAGTGTATGGTGGAGTGGAGCAAGGATCTGTATATCAATCCCCACTCCCAGTCAAACCTGG GCCAGGAAAAAATGCCCACAAGGGAGACGGATAGTGATTCAGGGAAAGGAACAATGACCAGCTATGGCAGTGTAAACTCCCTGAACACCAACGATGGCTCCCAGACAGCCAGCACACCCATGGATAATCCGGAACAGTTCGAGACCCAGAAACAGCAGAAAGAGATCATGGAGACCGGCATTGAAAT gttcaacaaaaaaccaaaaagagGCCTGCAATATTTACAGGAGCAAGGCATGCTGGGAACTTCTCCCGATGATTTAGCAGAGTTCTTCCATTCAGAGGATCGCCTAGATAAG ACTGCCATTGGAGATTTTCTGGGAGAAAATGAAAA GTTTAACAAAGAAGTTATGTATGCCTATGTGGACCAGCTGGACTTTACAGAAATGGACTTTGTGTCTGCCCTTCGGAGATTTCTGGAAGGATTTAGGCTGCCAGGAGAAGCCCAGAAAATTGATAGATTGATGGAAAAGTTTGCTTCTCGCTACTGTGTGTGCAACTCAAA CACTAACCTGTTTGCGAGTGCAGACACAGCCTATGTGTTGGCTTACTCCATCATCATGTTGACCACAGACCTCCACAGTCCTCAG GTGGTGAACAAGATGACAAAGGAGCAATATATTAAGATGAATAGGGGCATTAATGATAGCAAGGACCTGCCAGGGGAATACTTGTCTGCTATCTATGATGAGATTGCAGGGAACGAAATCAAGATGAAGGTTGTAGGCGGAGTAAAGCCAAATAAATCATCTC GTGATATCACAAGTGACAAGCAGCGTCGATTGCTATACAACGTTGAAATGGAGCACATGGCAACCACCGCCAAAGCTTTAATGGAGAGTGTCAGTCACGTCCAATCAAACTTCACCAGTGCCACCCACTTTGAGCATGTCCGACCAATGTTTAAG ACGGCTTGGACTCCATTCCTGGCAGCTTTCAGCGTGGGGTTACAGGACTGTGATGATTCTAACATAGCCACACTGTGTCTGGATGGAATACGCTGTGCCATACGAATAGCTTGTATATTTCATATGGAG CTGGAGAGAGATGCCTATGTCCAGGCATTAGCTAGATTCACCCTCCTCACAGCTTCCTCTTCATTGACGGACATGAAAACCAAGAACATAGATACAATCAAAACCCTCATCTCTGTGGCCCACACAGACGGCAACTATCTCGGCAAATCCTGGCTAGAG ATTGCAAGATGCATTTCACAGCTGGAACTGGCTCAATTAATTGGGACAGGGGTCAAACCTAGGTCAAACAAAGGTCACCATAGGGAAAGAGATATGCAGAATGCAGGGCATCCTCTGGAGGCTTTTGATCCTGAAG TGATAGCAAGAGGTGGTCTGGACTCTAAGAGACTAGCCAACCTACAGGAACAGATGGGAGAGACCAGCTCCCAGAGTGTGGTGGTGGCAGTGGACCGCATCTTCACCGGCTCCCTCAAACTGGATGGGGACGCCATAG TTGAGTTTGTAAAGGCCCTGTGTCAGGTTTCAATGGACGAGCTCTCCAATATAAATCACCCCCGCATGTTCAGCCTGACCAAGATTGTGGAGATCTCCTACTACAACATGGGTCGTATCAGGCTCCAGTGGTCCAGAATCTGGCAGGTCATTGGAGACCACTTTAACAAG gTTGGGTGTAATCCTAATGAGGATATAGCTTTCTTTGCGGTGGATTCCCTACGGCAGCTCTCCATGAAATTCATAGAAAAAGGAGAGTTCGCCAACTTCCGTTTCCAGAAAGATTTCCTCAGGCCTTTTGAACATATCATGAAAAGAAACAG ATCTCCAACCATCAGAGACATGGTTGTCCGATGTGTAGCTCAGATGGTGAATTCCCAACACGCCAACATTCGGTCTGGGTGGAAAAATATCTTTGGTGTTTTCCACTTAGCAGCTTCTGATCACGAAGAAAGCATTGTAGAACTGGCATTCCAGACCACCGGCAGAATTATAT TTGCCAGCAGTGCTGTTGTCAAAGGATCTGATGCAGACGCTGTCTGTGAAG CCAGCATATGTGAAAAACATTTTGCGTCCATCATTGATTCATTCCAAGATGCGGTGAAGTGTCTGTCTGAATTTGCTTGCAATGCAGCTTTTCCCGATACTAGTATGGAGGCAATTCGGCTGATCAGAAACTGTGCTAAATATGTCGCTGAAAAGCCCCAT ATGTTCAAAGATCACGGAGGAGAGGATCTAAATGTTCCAGAGGAGGACAGAGTGTGGGTGAGGGGGTGGTTCCCCGTGCTGTTTGAACTGTCCTGTGTCATCAACAGGTGTAAGCTGGACGTCAGAACCAG GGGTCTTACTGTCATGTTTGAAATCATGAAGACATATGGTGAGACCTTTGCCAGTCACTGGTGGAAGGATTTGTTCCAGATTGTATTCCGTATCTTTGACAACATGAAGTTACCAGAGCAACAGAATGAG AAGGCCGAGTGGATGACGACCACGTGTAACCACGCGCTGTACGCCATCGTGGACGTCTTCACCCAGTACTACGAGATCCTGAGCCCCGTGCTACTAACTGAACTGTACAATCAGCTCCACTGGTGCGTGAAGCAGGACAACGAGCAGCTGGCCCGCTCCGGGACCAACTGTCTGGAGAACCTGGTCATCTCCAACGGAGCAAAGTTCTCATCTTCTGTCTGGCATCAGACTTGCTCCTGCATGCTTGATATATTTAGGTCTACAATCCCAACTAA TTTGTTGACATGGCGACCAGATACAGCTGAATCTGCCTCAATGGTCTCTAGTCGAGACTCAGAACCAGATGCTGATGAAAGTCAG GACGCTGTCTCTATGGACAGCAATCAGGACAATCGTGCTTTAACAAGGGCGGACAGTAACCATAGCGTCAACAGCACAGTATCCCAGGATTCCAGAGATCACAAAATTCCACGCTCTA AGGTGTCGACGGATCAGAAGCTTTTCCAGGGCCTGCTGATCAAGTGTGTGGTACAGCTAGAGCTGATACAGACCATTGATGACATCGTCTTCTTCCCGGCCACCAGCAAAAAAGAGGACGCTGAAAATCTGGCTGCAGCTCAG GGTGGCTCTCCAGACGACGGTCAGGATGGGAGCCAGCAGAGGGAGGACCAGGGCATGTACCAGTTTCTGGCCTCGGACCAGCTCTTCCTGCTGGCTGACTGCCTCCTTGAATCCCACAAGTTTGCCAAGGCTTTCAATTCCAACCATGAACAAAGAAACATTCTCTGGAAAGCAG GTTTTCGGGGAAAAGCCAAACCAAATCTTCTGAAGCAGGAGACCCAGAGCTTGGCTTGTTTGTTACGGATTCTGTTCAGGATGTACAATGACGAGTCACGGATGGATGCTTGGAAAGACGTGGAAAATATGCTAATCAC TGTTTGCCGGGATTCCCTGGAGTACTTCCTGTCCCTACAGTCAGACAGCCACCGTGAGGCATGGGGGAGTCTGATGATCCTCCTCATCACCCGCCTCCTCAAGCTCCCGGACGATAGG ttcaAAGTTCACGCAGCAGCTTATTACCAGCTAATGTGTGAGGTCATCATGTTTGATCTGAAGCTTGAAATGAGATCCACATTACGCAAGTTCTTCAGCCGGACCGGCCTTGTGTGTCACATATCCAACAGCTAG